One window of the Alligator mississippiensis isolate rAllMis1 chromosome 5, rAllMis1, whole genome shotgun sequence genome contains the following:
- the C5H1orf53 gene encoding uncharacterized protein C1orf53 homolog, with the protein MAAAACWRRAPRPLAWRPAPLRWARGGGGGRKAQDEPGPRPGLTALERRIAALHRQACAAGRHTYVDPLTGYLVFTQVAHLQRGKCCGSACRHCPYDQANVKDPSKKKRFNSFFYV; encoded by the exons ATGGCAGCGGCCGCCTGCTGGCGGAGGGCCCCGCGGCCTCTCGCCTGGCGCCCGGCACCGCTGCGCTGGGccagaggcggcggcggcggccgcaaGGCCCAGGACGAGCCCGGACCGCGCCCGGGCCTCACGGCGCTGGAGCGGCGGATCGCGGCGCTGCACCGCCAGGCCTGTGCG GCCGGCCGGCACACCTACGTGGATCCACTCACTGGCTATTTAGTGTTCACTCAAGTTGCCCACTTGCAGAGAGGTAAATGCTGCGGCTCTGCCTGCAGACAT TGTCCATACGATCAAGCTAACGTAAAAGACCCGTCCAAAAAGAAGCGGTTCAACTCCTTTTTCTACGTTTGA